In Juglans regia cultivar Chandler chromosome 13, Walnut 2.0, whole genome shotgun sequence, the DNA window tctgTTCATGCTCATTGGTCTACAATATTCCATAAACAACAAATCTACTTGGAACCAATTTCATATTTCCACCCTTTTACAAACTCTCATACCatccaaaataatatagtaatttCTTCTAAATCCACAAAAACACAAATATGCCATGTGTTCATGAATTACATTGAAAACacataaatattctaaatatcaaaattaaactatctcattattGCCGGTTGTCTCATCGAACCCTAGTTGCATTGGTGAGTGCTCATCCATCCCATACTGCACCGGTTGTGAGTCATCCAATCCATATTGCATCTGTAAtagataatattaatttaagaatGTGATATCGACATgactataaaaatatgtaattatttgaGAATTCTTACACTTTGTGAAGTGGCAAATAAATTCCTACAAGTCGCCACCACTGgtgtatctcctccatctcgCTAATAAGCAAATAACGAAAAGCAAAACACATTTGTCAATCTTGGTAGtattaaattacaaataaacatgtaaagtaaaaaaaagGTCCACCTGCTTTGCGTTTCCCATTCATTGGTGCTTTCTTCATCTTCGCTTGAACTTTTCGCATGCGTTTCTCATTTCCTGATACTCTCCTCAGCGATGGGGGTCTGCCTTTCCCTATCACAGTTAGTGGACTGAGTACTTTTTTGAGCTACCACCTGTAGTTGTGTTCTTTGCCTTACAACCAACATTGGAACCCGTGACCATCATTGATGGGGATTCTTGGTTGTCACCATATAAGTCAATCATTGCAAATAACTTTTGTGTTGCATCCACAGTATGCTTGTCTGAACCCGCTGCAAGAGTAATCATCTTATAACAGATATTCAATAGACTTGAATATCGGTTAGCATCTACCCACTGATCCCCTGCGTCAAAGCTTCTGTATATTAACGTGTATCTCTGTTTGATGTCCTTCCTCTATCGCTCTAAAATGTATTTAGCTGGCACAAATTTAATGTCGTTACATTTGAATACTGTCAAAATGTGCTTACACAATATCCCCTTCATCTGAAATAACCTACATGAACACTTTGCGACTGTATCTTCCTCACTAAAGTCCATGTAGTGTGTAACCTGCTTAGTAAACTCTTCAACACAAATTTCATCCTCTATGTGATAGGTCTTTACAACACCGTCACTCTTAAGTAACTTTGGATCCATATCAATAATGCCGGTAATTTGCTGTTGAACTTTTCCGAATTTAGCATTCGTGTACaaatctttgaatttttttttaattggagatctagatataCATGGAATAGTGACATTAAATGAGTGGAAGTCCGCTGcagtttcattctcaattttctttttcaacgaGTTATCAAATTGGTCTacaaactctttcaagtttgtcttagcatgaacataaccgtcaaaaaaagcattcatgTTCTCACTCAGTCGTgctgtactcattccagcccaaaatacGTCTTTCAAGAATGCCAGTACCCAATGCTGACGCTCGGCATATAAACTTTGCAGCCATGCATTCTCATGCAAGTTGTACGTGGTGATTAGCTGATCCCAACTCTCTTCAAACTCTTCAACACTTTGGGTGTCATACACAGATTTCATCAATTCAGTTTTCATCCCATTTTTGTATGAAGCATGTGAGCTAAGCTTTTCAGGGACTTTCTTCAGTATCTGCCACAAACAAAATCGATGTCGGCTTTCTGGAAATACAATGGCAATCGCATTTTTTACCGCTCTGTCCTGATCTGTGGTAATAGCTCTCGGagctataccatccatacaaTTCAATCAGGTCCGAAATAACTAGACAAACGTCTCCGTATCTTCACTGGATATCAATCTTGCACCTAACAAAATTGACTGGCCGTGGTGGTTTACACCAGCaaatggtgcaaagggcatcccatatctATTCATCAGatatgtggtgtcgaatgtgaccacatcACTGAAATACTGATATGCTACCCTACTATGGAGGTCTGCCCAAAAGACATTGTTTAACCTCTCGtcatcatctaaatccatcaatgcaAAGAACTCAagatttttgtactgcatccttaaaaaatattcttgaaGCGCTCCGGCGCCACCTTTCCCAAGTCGCATATGTTTTGCCTTGTCAATATAATTtcgacaatcattttccaaaaacggGAGGTTCTTGAATCCAACTGCATCAACGACAATAGATccgaaactcttattcatcCGGATGCCAGccaaattatttatatctagGACTTTTTTATGgagtcactcacttctctattacatcggAAGAAGAGGGATTTAGTTAGACTGAGGCCGtgattatgaatattatgaACTGTTGTCAACCTAAACTTTCAgtcaacttttaaggcattaatctttgccttacattctaTCTTTCCTGTCGGTCGTGGTATGGCAACATTCAATGTCTTATTACGGGTCTTCCCACCACAGGCACAACCATGGGTGGCATATCTAACATTGCCATCCTCTTTCTTCTCAATTCTTCTTGTCATCACTCAAAACCTGTATTTTTTAGCATACTGCTTATAATGACTCATTACttctttaaaagaattaaactccatccccGACTTTGACTCTTCAATTGTATTGGCACCAACTTCATCCTCTAACTGAGATGTCCTGATAGTGCCATCTTCTATATCTCGTGAATTTGGTCTATCTTCGTCTCCACCTTCAACTCTAGTGGAGGTACATAAAATATCAGTTTCCCTACACACGGGTGTTTCCTCTACGCCAACGCTTCTGCTCGTAGCGGAGCTTGTAGTCATGAGAGGAGTCGGGTAACTAATATTctacaaaaagaacaaaaaatctatgACATTAcacttgaacaaaaaaaaaaaaaaaacccaactttgaaaaaagaaatacatgagCACAATTGCATCACCATTTGAATATTGCTTAGATATTGGTAGCCATCTGGATATGGCAAAAAAGCAGGTGACTCCGCATGAATTGGTCCATAGTAACCGTGCATGTAATTTGTAAAGTTTGGACAAGTTGATGGTATGTCCTTAtcacttcttttcatttttcaataaagaaATTCCAGGACCTTGTAAcagataatttttaaatcattattCATCTAAGACactaataattttctaaaacaaataaagaatgATGTCACCTTCTAGCATGCATAATTTTCAACATGTTGATCATAACCCTTTCTTctagcatgcattctactcatgtaagatattttattgccaATAAATATCGAGGATCACATAagactctttattttttttttcctccacatGAAAGTTCAATATCAGGGATTAGTCCAATATCCTATCAAAATTTGTGTTCCTTCAAACTTCTCAACCTTGGCAGTGGGCTCTAACTTGCCTCTCCCTAAAACCATTGCAAATGTACTCCAGCAACCCCTTTGACCATGCGCTCCATATAAAggtacaaaagaaaaattaatggaGTTGAAGAATAATTATGACCAaatgcaaaacataatgaacaaaaaaattacatatttggcTGTGTATTACcagtaaaataaatgaaaattaaaaatatgaagcCGTTGATAAGAAGTTAAGAAGCAAAATAAAGGAGCCTCAGGAAACCGATATTCAAGCTCAAGCACAAAACAGAGAAATGATAAATTCATTCAAGCTCAAGCACAAACAATGGAGCCTTAGGAAACCGATATTTAACGATGCCAATGGCAGCCACCCCTAACGACGCCAATGATAACCACCCCCAACGACGGCTACCCACAGCGACGCCAACACGGGATTCGGCTCAATGGCTACCCACAACGACACCTACACTGGATTTGGCAACGACGCCAACGACCGACGAGATTTGGCTAGATTCGGTAGCTTTTGGTTGTGAAGGGATTTTGTTTCTGGGTTTTGAGCATGGTTTTGACATTTCATTTATGAAGGGATTCCCGCATCCCCCGCGTGTACCCGTCCCGTGTACTTATAGaagaacttttattattttgctttttaaCTAAAGTGGACGAGactctatattttattgataaccccCCTCTTATAGTAGAAAATTTACTGGAAAACCCTAGCACCCAATTTGAATCCTGCTCTATTTAAATGTAACCTGAAATGCAAATGATAAATAAGCGACATCAGGATATTGTCGCCCACAAATTTTTCCTGTTGATGTAGAAAACTGATTTGctcatttttgttctttatgaTTATTCAGAGGGTTGGTCATATTTGGTCGACCTCATCTCACCTCTCCcatctttttttccctctcacCAAacagaaggaataaaaaaatgtgcatgtatAAAATGTTTGTGCTAagtgaatatataaatttgtaaataattctttattcaTGAATAATAAATGTAGTCTTATAGTAAATGATGTATTTAAGGTGGatttaaacaaataaagtaAGAAACATGCAAtgcattttgaaataaattgttttatatattgaagtatatatataaagtaaatcgCATAAATTTTCACTACGAATGTACctaattagtttatatattgaaataaattaaaaataactatcGAAAAGTTAAGTAGTACTGATCGATGTGATTATAAGCAAgtaaaaattagtttattgcTTAAGCTGATCATAtggaataagaaaaatgttttaatcacaaaaaatctcataaaatttaaaaaataaatctacaaactgacgtgatttggTGTGATaggttatattataaatttatttttattataaatttatattaatttataaatttatttttataagatatttcgTACCTATAGCAGTACTTCTcattatataattcatatatcaTGTTGGTTTAAGGAATATAACGAGTTGAAGATAGATAGAAGTCAATGCTTAATTAggatattttatatgatatggcTACGTACCTACCTACCTacctttaattatatatttaagggGAGATTAATAAGGCAAATTAatagaacaaagaaaaacacaagaaaaggGTTTTGAATGAATCTAGATATCTTTTATGTACGGCCTCCTGTCTTTGCCTCTTGTATTCGGATCTAAGGCAGCCTAATTGAATGGAATGGAATATAGGACTGAGTAAGTGTTACggtaataaagaaattttataaaaataaatttataaattaatatagttaattatgattttatatgatatgatattagatatattttataataaaaataatttcataatttaacttataacatgaaaatacattaattaataaatttatttttgtgagatattttttgaaaatacattTCTCATACATCAAATGCCGCCTGCTTCGATCATCCATCTAACCGTTTGAGCTTTAGATTATTCCGAGTAttgatacatataatatattttcacaatatatttcataataatattataaaatatagatatttttttaaagtaatgttatttttgtaaaatatttttatacaattactattcattattgtgaaatgtattgtgaaaaatattatgtataaattatttttcttagataatgctactcatcatctattttttatcattctcttatcatcttatgatgtgtcattaaataattgaagattatttattatgatttttttattatttattatattttaattatgaacttatcatttaattaatatcatattataagatgatgagaagatgataaaaaaaaaatgaagagcagaatttttcttttccttaaatTCCATTCAAAGCCTCTTTCCGTCTCAGAATATTATTACTCAATTGTGGGAAGGAACtcatgtaaattataatttcaaaatgttGTGGGTTAGCACCAGTATTAATACTACCTACTACGGCGCCGTTTAGAATGGCCATGTACGTTAACGTACCGACGTACATAAACGACCGCGAAACCGTCCATGCATGCTTCCCATCGAACTTTTCAATGTACAGAACGCAATATAAATATGCATGTATGTCCTTCTCTTGATCATGAAAACCTCAAGAAGAACACTTCAACGCCAACCTCTGACTTTAGCTAGCTCTTAATAAGCATGACTTCTCTTATGTAATCTATCCTCCATTCATTGATCTCTGACTTCCTTTACCCTAATTCAATTCAAGCAATGACATTAATATTATGCTTGTTCACCATTGCAATCTCGCTTCTGCTCTCGTCGACTCCAGTCTCTGCTCATT includes these proteins:
- the LOC108984973 gene encoding protein FAR1-RELATED SEQUENCE 5-like translates to MNKSFGSIVVDAVGFKNLPFLENDCRNYIDKAKHMRLGKGGAGALQEYFLRMQYKNLEFFALMDLDDDERLNNVFWADLHSRVAYQYFSDVVTFDTTYLMNRYGMPFAPFAGVNHHGQSILLAPRAITTDQDRAVKNAIAIVFPESRHRFCLWQILKKVPEKLSSHASYKNGMKTELMKSVYDTQSVEEFEESWDQLITTYNLHENAWLQSLYAERQHWTNLKEFVDQFDNSLKKKIENETAADFHSFNVTIPCISRSPIKKKFKDLYTNAKFGKVQQQITGIIDMDPKLLKSDGVVKTYHIEDEICVEEFTKQVTHYMDFSEEDTVAKCSSGSDKHTVDATQKLFAMIDLYGDNQESPSMMVTGSNRDGGDTPVVATCRNLFATSQSMQYGLDDSQPVQYGMDEHSPMQLGFDETTGNNEIV